A window of Tripterygium wilfordii isolate XIE 37 chromosome 7, ASM1340144v1, whole genome shotgun sequence contains these coding sequences:
- the LOC120002649 gene encoding uncharacterized protein LOC120002649 — MNFSGQLVHQALLRQVVNSAKEESGVILFRFKFAGKRATFSIAEFALITGLLCGDVPPLSSLIDTSMHRIRDLYFDGNKSIGRNKLDEVFMSCDPEPGKEEDVLKLALVYFLESVLLPRERSRNIDIQWLQLVDNVNVFNKYPWGSVSYARTAKSLASVMVGRAEKFKKRSTKMEKYSIYGFPLVLQIWLYEAVPRIGMSYANVREENRFPRILNWSSTATPESNAIVSNIFDMKKLEVHDTLVPTDLELGQEYLSSIGSPKLKETTNVVGSSKTKKKSSKKKSNVADEGNVAVDAFENLFGDEDNNRHNPEIEREDDPMGRVIEKLFGMEKLLIEQKKINRLLRNEVTTYFDAFFQSVEDNMKTVVEFRIGTNMEVDDEVLSDEIEPQNKGLENKENDTKEEEDKVEENEEKVENEEKEDDVVQEEKDENEEVIVGRNDAELPSMELEAVDELLELSKHRFTPEKINKDSEGVEEIRESQFPTATPGGTRKYTRNKNKRAKRPGPQTKTPFTSPSFKRRKLMVENETVNPLTDAPILQLKRAYPKEWTRDLLAFMKDNTLESKLISWEPCQVDKNWFVDAIRPETWLSDKHLDVAMYHIRRRIANNPEVFKKKSAVLDSFFFVRVTQAFILFNESKDCTWDNDNLILDYVIGESPVKSVSWSNVDYVYFPANFNNAHWVAVEMILGERQINVYDSLTSCTKIPKFNELMQPLKLMMPYILRAAAINDENLSPWKLKRVPSCPQQNNGGDCGMFTIKFIEVLTASMPVSLITQEDMVFYRKKFTMEAWGGEFLM, encoded by the exons ATGAATTTCTCTGGCCAGTTGGTACATCAAGCTTTACTACGACAAGTTGTAAACTCTGCTAAAGAAGAATCTGGTGTGATATTATTCAGGTTCAAATTTGCTGGAAAGAGGGCAACATTTTCTATTGCTGAATTTGCTCTTATCACTGGTTTGTTATGTGGTGATGTCCCTCCCCTGTCTAGCTTGATTGacacttctatgcataggattagGGACTTGTattttgatggaaataagagcATTGGTAGAAATAAGTTAGATGAAGTTTTCATGAGTTGTGATCCTGAACCTGGAAAGGAAGAAGATGTGTTGAAGCTAGCTCTGGTATATTTTTTGGAGTCTGTTTTACTGCCTAGGGAGCGTAGTAGGAACATAGATATTCAGTGGTTGCAATTGGTTGATAATGTTAATGTATTTAATAAGTATCCATGGGGATCTGTGAGCTACGCACGTACTGCAAAGTCTCTTGCATCTGTCATGGTAGGTCGTgctgaaaaatttaaaaaaagatcgACAAAGATGGAAAAGTACAGCATATATGGATTCCCGCTAGTACTTCAG ATATGGCTTTATGAAGCGGTGCCGCGCATCGGTATGTCTTATGCAAATGTGAGGGAAGAAAACCGGTTTCCCCGAATATTGAACTGGAGCAGCACTGCCACTCCAGAATCTAATGCTATTGTCTCcaatatttttgatatgaaaaag CTAGAAGTGCATGATACGCTTGTCCCTACTGATTTAGAGTTAGGGCAGGAATATTTGAGTAGTATTGGGAGCCCCAAGTTAAAGGAGACGACCAATGTTGTGGGGAGCTccaagacaaagaagaagagctcaaagaagaagagcaatgTAGCGGATGAGGGCAATGTTGCGGTGGATGCGTTTGAGAATTTGTTTGGAGATGAGGACAATAATCGCCACAACCCTGAGATTGAGCGGGAGGATGATCCAATGGGAAGA GTTATTGAGAAGTTATTTGGGATGGAGAAGTTGTTGATTGagcagaaaaaaataaataggttGTTGAGGAATGAGGTTACAActtattttgatgcatttttcCAGTCTGTGGAGGATAATATGAAGACAGTAGTGGAATTTAGAATAGGAACTAACATGGAGGTGGATGATGAGGTTCTAAGTGATGAGATTGAACCTCAAAACAAGGGGTTGGAGAATAAGGAGAATGAtacgaaggaggaggaggataaggtggaggaaaatgaggaaaagGTGGAGAATGAGGAGAAGGAGGATGATGTAGTTCAA GAGGAAAAGGATGAGAATGAGGAGGTTATAGTTGGAAGAAATGATGCGGAGTTGCCAAGTATGGAGCTGGAAGCTGTGGATGAACTATTAGAGCTTTCAAAGCATCGGTTTACACCAGAGAAGATAAACAAGGACTCTGAAGGAGTGGAGGAGATTAGAGAGTCTCAGTTTCCCACGGCTACACCAGGTGGGACACGCAAGTATACCAGAAATAAGAATAAGCGTGCGAAGAGGCCTGGACCACAAACAAAAACACCATTTACCTCCCCCAGCTTCAAGAGGAGGAAACTTATGGTGGAAAATGAGACAGTTAATCCATTGACAGACGCTCCAATATTACAGTTGAAGCGAGCGTATCCAAAGGAATGGACACGcgatttacttgcttttatgaaAGACAATACACTTGAAAGTAAGTTGATAAGTTGGGAGCCATGTCAAGTAGACAAGAATTGGTTTGTGGATGCCATCAGACCAGAAACCTGGTTATCGGACAAG CACCTTGATGTGGCAATGTACCATATTCGTAGAAGGATTGCCAATAACCCTGAAGTTTTTAAGAAGAAGTCTGCAGTGCTCGACAGTTTTTTCTTT GTCCGGGTTACGCAGGCTTTCATACTTTTCAATGAAAGCAAGGATTGTACTTGGGACAATGATAATCTGATTTTGGACTATGTAATAGGAGAAAGTCCAGTGAAATCTGTGTCTTGGTCTAACGTAGACTACGTTTACTTCCCTGCCAACTTCAACAATGCACATTGGGTGGCTGTAGAGATGATCTTGGGGGAAAGACAGATTAACGTGTATGACTCACTTACAAGCTgcacaaaaattccaaaatttaatgaattaatGCAGCCCTTGAAGTTGATGATGCCATACATATTAAGAGCAGCTGCGATAAATGATGAAAATCTCTCTCCCTGGAAACTTAAAAGGGTACCATCCTGCCCTCAACAAAATAATGg AGGAGATTGTGGCATGTTCACCATCAAGTTCATTGAAGTATTAACTGCAAGCATGCCAGTTAGTCTGATAACTCAAGAGGACATGGTATTCTACAGGAAAAAGTTCACTATGGAGGCATGGGGTGGAGAATTTTTAATGTAA